From a single Candidatus Methylacidithermus pantelleriae genomic region:
- a CDS encoding LptA/OstA family protein: MEAANRCVRLLGVLLAWIFFLRLSGISAWGEGEEEEAPELKTNPNATVITSEAFQLDMGKHEGLFTGNVLLMGNNLRMKSSDLTVYFDASGKQVERLVARGNVEIEQGNRVARASQAEYIVSEDKLVLTGSPELVQDKNRLTGSTITIYRSSDRMEVDGRSRVVLSDVGAKKEDH, from the coding sequence TTGCGTGCGCTTGCTCGGTGTGCTGTTGGCGTGGATTTTTTTTCTACGCCTCTCGGGGATCTCGGCGTGGGGAGAAGGAGAGGAAGAGGAGGCTCCGGAGCTAAAAACCAATCCCAACGCGACGGTCATTACTTCGGAAGCCTTTCAGCTGGATATGGGCAAGCATGAGGGTCTATTTACTGGAAACGTGCTTCTTATGGGAAATAACCTGCGGATGAAGTCTTCCGACCTGACCGTGTACTTCGATGCCTCCGGAAAACAGGTAGAACGGTTGGTGGCCCGGGGGAATGTTGAAATTGAGCAGGGTAACCGGGTAGCGCGGGCGAGCCAGGCGGAGTATATCGTTTCGGAAGACAAGCTTGTGCTGACGGGTTCCCCCGAGCTTGTGCAGGATAAGAACCGGCTCACCGGTTCGACGATTACGATTTACCGCTCCAGCGATCGAATGGAGGTCGATGGGCGCAGCCGTGTCGTTCTGTCGGATGTGGGAGCTAAGAAGGAAGACCATTAG
- a CDS encoding MGDG synthase family glycosyltransferase, with the protein MGGKRVLILSASAGTGHVRAAMALDKAFRQEPGVGEVVTVDALKFTNKLFRDFYSKLYVQLVVKAPSVVSWVYKITDEPWKTDRMRLMLDRLNTRPLVNFISEFDPDITVCTHFLPAELISYLIDNGQLHAKLSIVVTDFACHAMWLCRVFHHYFVASEEAKVHLTRLGLPEDRITVSGVPIDPVFRPVNEREKVLQELGMDPELPLLLVSGGALGVSPVEAILEELSFLGTPAQVVVICGRNEVLAQRIRLNLQLHPHPLPVHVIGYTDQMHRWMAAATLLIGKPGGLTASEAMAMGLPMVIVSPIPGQEERNSDYLLERGIAIKCNELTTLAFKVEQLLRHPEQLAQMRKQALAWSRPDAGQVIVQTLLSEEEEPVLVPRRQIRAAGKSK; encoded by the coding sequence TTGGGTGGCAAACGAGTTTTGATTCTTTCAGCCAGCGCGGGTACCGGTCATGTGCGAGCCGCCATGGCTCTTGACAAAGCTTTTCGTCAAGAGCCAGGGGTGGGCGAGGTGGTTACGGTAGACGCGCTCAAATTTACCAACAAACTATTCCGCGACTTTTATTCGAAACTTTACGTTCAGCTCGTGGTCAAAGCTCCGTCGGTGGTTAGCTGGGTTTATAAAATCACCGATGAGCCTTGGAAAACGGACCGGATGCGGCTCATGTTGGACCGCCTCAATACGCGCCCATTAGTCAATTTCATTTCAGAATTCGATCCCGACATTACGGTGTGCACTCACTTTTTGCCGGCGGAACTCATTTCCTATCTCATTGATAATGGCCAGCTTCATGCCAAGCTCTCCATCGTGGTGACCGATTTTGCTTGTCACGCAATGTGGCTTTGCCGGGTGTTCCATCATTACTTTGTGGCCTCGGAGGAAGCGAAAGTCCATTTGACGCGACTGGGACTCCCCGAAGATCGGATTACCGTTAGCGGCGTCCCGATTGATCCGGTGTTCCGGCCGGTAAACGAGCGAGAAAAGGTCTTGCAGGAATTGGGAATGGATCCAGAGCTGCCTCTCTTACTGGTCTCGGGAGGGGCACTGGGGGTCAGTCCTGTGGAAGCGATCTTGGAAGAGCTTTCCTTTCTCGGTACACCCGCTCAAGTGGTCGTCATATGCGGGAGGAACGAAGTTTTGGCCCAAAGAATTCGACTGAACTTGCAGCTTCACCCGCATCCTTTGCCCGTTCATGTGATCGGCTATACGGACCAGATGCATCGATGGATGGCAGCGGCTACCCTTCTGATTGGCAAGCCGGGAGGATTGACTGCGTCGGAAGCTATGGCCATGGGGTTACCGATGGTTATTGTTTCTCCGATTCCTGGGCAGGAGGAGCGCAATAGCGACTATCTTTTGGAGAGGGGAATTGCGATTAAGTGCAACGAGTTAACCACCTTGGCCTTTAAGGTGGAACAGTTGCTTCGGCATCCGGAACAGCTTGCGCAAATGCGGAAACAAGCTCTTGCGTGGAGTCGGCCCGACGCGGGGCAGGTGATCGTTCAGACCCTCCTTTCGGAGGAGGAAGAGCCGGTGTTGGTGCCACGGAGGCAGATTCGCGCGGCTGGCAAAAGCAAATAG
- a CDS encoding family 1 glycosylhydrolase, whose translation MDFSFLRPLEKEDAGRCLPFLWGVATSPYQHEGGYNGPGEPQNNWAWAEAAARVERSGEAVGFWKRAESFLEEVARLGLNAFRMGIGWERVQPVRFLHSQKRAARMVPPFDQEALDRYAAILAYCRKLGLEPVVTLHHFTHPAWLGPDAWLSDGTVVAFEKFVHKTVSYFLKVLPADYGCPPPRFYLTINEPNVLALCGYFFPLFPVTQTHGLRAMLGALARLLEAHVRAFDCIHELYQGLGLYPWVSLNLHASNLYWLDMAWWDLLHAGPLGLKPDQAFAYLKDRARSLERRLKKELSLRFPLSQRILGDWFRCLHHGIAHLLPSERCWRRLVRLLGSRPSPPLDFVAFDYYLPLVEDWFHRPRLKEFGGLKGKNWAQRLASLCTVRWWEWPCRASALEWFVTQLAEFGLPLLVAENGMAERATERARPDGVSRSEYIIQHVRELVRLRREGHPLFGYFYWSLVDNYEWGTYEPEFGLFSLSPEGRLQEKTSGSDGDSAAEVFAQEVAKAQELVGV comes from the coding sequence ATGGATTTTTCTTTCCTACGGCCTTTGGAGAAAGAGGATGCTGGGCGTTGTCTACCCTTTCTATGGGGAGTAGCCACATCCCCGTACCAACACGAGGGAGGGTATAACGGCCCTGGAGAGCCTCAAAACAACTGGGCGTGGGCGGAAGCGGCGGCTCGAGTGGAGCGTTCGGGGGAGGCAGTAGGGTTTTGGAAACGGGCGGAAAGCTTTCTGGAAGAGGTGGCCCGGCTGGGCTTAAACGCCTTTCGGATGGGTATCGGATGGGAGCGCGTCCAGCCAGTCCGCTTCCTTCATTCGCAAAAGAGAGCTGCCAGAATGGTTCCCCCGTTTGACCAGGAGGCTCTGGACCGCTACGCGGCGATCCTAGCGTATTGTCGCAAGCTTGGTCTAGAGCCGGTCGTGACCTTGCACCATTTTACTCATCCTGCGTGGCTGGGCCCCGACGCCTGGCTATCCGATGGAACGGTCGTTGCCTTCGAGAAGTTTGTTCACAAGACGGTCAGTTATTTCCTTAAGGTTCTTCCGGCCGATTACGGGTGTCCCCCTCCCCGGTTCTATCTCACCATTAATGAACCGAATGTGTTGGCCCTCTGTGGTTACTTCTTCCCTCTATTCCCTGTCACTCAAACACATGGCCTGCGTGCGATGCTGGGAGCTTTGGCCCGGCTTTTGGAGGCTCACGTTCGGGCTTTTGATTGCATCCATGAGCTTTACCAAGGGTTGGGTCTGTACCCTTGGGTGAGCCTCAACTTGCATGCTTCCAATCTTTACTGGCTCGATATGGCTTGGTGGGATCTTTTGCACGCAGGGCCTTTGGGACTGAAACCCGACCAAGCGTTTGCGTACTTAAAGGATCGGGCACGTAGCTTGGAGAGGCGTTTGAAGAAGGAGCTCTCACTGCGGTTTCCTCTTTCCCAAAGGATACTCGGCGACTGGTTTCGTTGTTTGCATCATGGAATCGCGCACCTTTTGCCGTCGGAACGTTGTTGGAGAAGGCTTGTTAGGCTATTGGGTTCTCGTCCCAGCCCACCGCTGGATTTTGTCGCCTTCGATTACTACCTTCCCCTGGTAGAGGATTGGTTTCACAGACCCCGGCTCAAAGAGTTCGGTGGGCTTAAGGGCAAGAACTGGGCACAACGTCTTGCCTCCCTCTGTACAGTGCGATGGTGGGAATGGCCGTGCAGAGCTTCGGCACTCGAATGGTTTGTCACCCAGTTGGCAGAGTTTGGCCTCCCCCTTCTCGTCGCAGAGAACGGGATGGCGGAGCGGGCCACTGAAAGAGCTCGGCCGGATGGTGTATCTCGCTCCGAATACATCATCCAGCATGTACGGGAGCTGGTCCGGTTGCGCAGGGAAGGGCACCCACTCTTTGGCTATTTTTATTGGTCGCTCGTTGACAATTACGAGTGGGGAACCTATGAACCAGAGTTTGGGCTTTTTTCCCTATCGCCCGAGGGGAGGCTCCAGGAAAAGACCTCGGGGTCTGACGGTGACTCGGCCGCGGAGGTCTTTGCCCAGGAGGTAGCGAAGGCTCAGGAGCTTGTGGGTGTATGA
- a CDS encoding MBL fold metallo-hydrolase, with product MKRDPWIFTGGPFNTNAYLVPSPKGYLCFDAPDGLADFLREEGIQLEALILTHGHLDHVWDAETVREQQACMVYAHPEDERLLRNPSQGEFFGIPWRFRPLQEYQRLQVPLRGKIEWELAGRRFVVFHVPGHSPGSLAFYEKAKRRIFSGDVLFAGSVGRWDIPGGSRDELLETLRRCFCTLPDDTTIYPGHGPPTTVRQEKESNGFLTDFS from the coding sequence ATGAAGCGGGATCCCTGGATTTTTACGGGCGGGCCTTTCAACACCAACGCTTACCTTGTCCCTTCCCCAAAGGGTTATCTCTGCTTCGATGCTCCCGATGGGCTGGCCGACTTTTTGCGGGAAGAGGGGATTCAATTGGAGGCATTGATCCTCACTCATGGTCATTTGGATCATGTGTGGGATGCGGAGACCGTCCGCGAACAACAGGCTTGTATGGTGTATGCCCATCCCGAGGACGAGCGATTGTTACGCAATCCATCCCAGGGAGAATTTTTTGGAATCCCTTGGCGTTTTCGCCCATTACAAGAGTACCAGCGCCTCCAGGTTCCTTTGCGGGGAAAGATCGAATGGGAACTGGCCGGGCGCCGGTTTGTGGTCTTCCACGTGCCGGGGCACTCTCCGGGGAGCCTTGCTTTTTACGAGAAAGCCAAGCGACGCATTTTTTCAGGTGATGTGCTTTTTGCCGGAAGTGTGGGCCGCTGGGATATTCCCGGTGGCTCCAGGGATGAGCTTTTGGAAACGCTGCGGCGCTGTTTTTGTACCCTTCCTGATGACACCACGATCTATCCCGGACATGGGCCGCCCACGACGGTTAGGCAAGAAAAGGAATCCAACGGTTTCTTGACCGATTTTTCTTAG
- a CDS encoding aspartate aminotransferase family protein, whose translation MSIQELVRQRLGENYALHYRYLNRTLVQVQRMIGFDKVYARAKGAYLYDQEGLDYLDFLAGFGVFNIGRNHPAVAGAIREVLELDLPNMVQMDSALLSGLLAEALVDRFARQGAAHLDAVFLCNSGTEAVEGALKFARCATGRPKIICLAHSFHGLTYGSLSVTANEHFQEGFGPLLPGCSAVPLGDLDALERELRTKEVAAFLLEPVQGKGVYFADPQYYQEAQALCRRYGTLLVCDEVQTGLGRTGRWFGFEHWGLEPDIVTLAKSLSGGYVPCAAVVSRREIYQKVFCRLDRCVVHSTTFGRNNLACACGLATLKVIEEEGLVDNAARQGEYLRQKLQEVARRHELVGQVRVLGLMAAIEFQEPRALGMRTGWKLVHAVDRSLFAQLIVTALLNRYRILTQVAANNVDIVKILPPLVIGKLEVDRFVEALDRVLEEFRKFPGPLWEMGINFWKGVRAAQEA comes from the coding sequence ATGTCCATTCAAGAGCTGGTTCGCCAACGGCTTGGGGAAAATTACGCTCTCCACTATCGCTATCTCAACCGGACTCTTGTCCAGGTTCAGCGAATGATCGGGTTCGACAAGGTTTATGCGCGGGCCAAAGGAGCCTATTTATACGATCAAGAGGGGCTCGACTATCTAGACTTTCTGGCGGGCTTTGGCGTTTTTAACATCGGTCGCAATCATCCTGCCGTGGCCGGGGCCATTCGAGAGGTTCTCGAACTTGATCTTCCCAATATGGTTCAGATGGACTCGGCTCTTCTTAGCGGGCTACTGGCTGAGGCTCTGGTGGATCGGTTCGCCCGGCAAGGAGCGGCTCACCTGGATGCTGTTTTCCTCTGCAACAGTGGAACGGAAGCCGTAGAAGGGGCCTTAAAATTTGCACGTTGCGCTACCGGAAGGCCCAAAATCATCTGCTTGGCTCATTCTTTTCACGGCCTTACCTATGGGTCGTTATCGGTGACCGCCAACGAACATTTTCAAGAAGGGTTTGGCCCTTTGTTGCCGGGTTGTTCCGCGGTTCCTCTGGGAGACCTCGATGCCCTCGAGAGGGAGCTTAGGACCAAGGAAGTGGCGGCCTTTCTTTTGGAACCCGTGCAGGGAAAGGGCGTTTACTTTGCCGATCCGCAGTATTATCAGGAAGCACAGGCGCTTTGTCGCCGGTATGGGACGCTTCTGGTCTGCGATGAGGTCCAAACTGGGCTGGGCAGAACCGGTCGATGGTTTGGTTTTGAACACTGGGGCCTGGAACCAGACATTGTGACTCTGGCCAAGTCATTAAGCGGTGGATACGTTCCTTGTGCAGCCGTGGTGAGCCGGAGGGAGATTTACCAAAAGGTCTTCTGTCGTTTGGATCGGTGTGTTGTTCACTCCACAACGTTCGGGCGGAACAATTTGGCCTGCGCCTGCGGACTGGCCACTTTGAAGGTGATCGAGGAAGAGGGGCTAGTGGACAATGCGGCTCGGCAAGGGGAGTATCTTCGCCAAAAACTCCAAGAGGTGGCTCGGCGGCACGAGCTTGTGGGACAGGTTCGAGTGCTGGGGCTTATGGCAGCTATCGAATTTCAAGAACCTCGCGCCTTGGGAATGCGAACCGGATGGAAGCTGGTGCACGCTGTGGATCGGAGTCTTTTTGCTCAGCTGATCGTTACTGCCCTCTTGAATCGATACCGGATCCTTACGCAGGTGGCCGCCAATAACGTGGATATTGTGAAGATCTTGCCGCCTTTGGTCATTGGGAAGCTGGAGGTCGACCGTTTTGTCGAAGCTTTGGATCGGGTGTTGGAAGAGTTTCGCAAATTTCCCGGGCCTCTGTGGGAAATGGGGATCAATTTTTGGAAAGGTGTGCGGGCCGCTCAAGAGGCCTAG
- a CDS encoding DNA-3-methyladenine glycosylase family protein, producing MTQYGLPELVPVGELSKEEFSPQVTFHCGQTFGWTQLGSSQWFGWVERNPCIVIEGNGKVTFLAPAGAMEAVARYFCWDVRIADVLKTFPKKDRLLWKAAEQSPGLRLLHQDPWETLAAFLLSSAKPIPEIEKLFRRLAVWFGTTPYCIFPPPFPSPEKIASAEEKTLRTCGVGYRARYLYRAAVSLAHNKHALENLCQLTTDEARSRLMSLEGVGPKIADCVLLFAYRRWEVFPVDRWIGRVLTRYYRVPRRTQPQGKLESFLRSHFGPYAGWAQQYLFVWSRKNLA from the coding sequence ATGACACAATACGGATTGCCCGAACTGGTCCCCGTAGGAGAGCTTTCCAAAGAAGAGTTCTCTCCGCAAGTGACCTTTCATTGCGGGCAGACGTTTGGATGGACCCAACTAGGTTCTTCGCAATGGTTCGGATGGGTGGAGCGCAATCCTTGCATCGTAATCGAAGGAAATGGGAAGGTTACCTTTCTTGCCCCGGCCGGCGCCATGGAAGCCGTCGCTCGCTACTTTTGCTGGGACGTACGGATTGCCGACGTGCTCAAAACCTTTCCCAAAAAAGACCGGCTGCTTTGGAAAGCAGCCGAACAAAGTCCTGGCCTGCGGCTTCTCCACCAGGATCCTTGGGAGACTCTAGCGGCCTTTCTTCTCTCTTCGGCAAAGCCTATCCCGGAAATTGAAAAACTCTTTCGACGTCTCGCGGTCTGGTTCGGCACGACACCCTATTGCATCTTTCCTCCACCCTTTCCAAGCCCGGAAAAGATTGCCTCGGCAGAGGAAAAAACATTGCGTACTTGCGGGGTTGGGTATCGGGCGCGTTACCTTTACCGGGCGGCGGTGAGTCTTGCCCACAACAAGCACGCCTTAGAAAATCTATGCCAGCTAACCACCGATGAAGCTCGTAGCCGCCTTATGTCTCTTGAAGGGGTGGGGCCTAAGATTGCCGACTGCGTTCTCCTTTTCGCCTACCGGCGCTGGGAAGTCTTTCCGGTGGACCGGTGGATCGGGCGAGTGCTAACCCGTTACTACCGGGTTCCCCGGCGGACGCAACCGCAAGGAAAACTGGAAAGTTTCCTTCGGAGCCATTTCGGACCCTATGCCGGCTGGGCGCAGCAGTATCTTTTCGTTTGGAGCCGGAAAAACCTTGCGTAA
- a CDS encoding DnaJ C-terminal domain-containing protein → MEFKDYYAILGVPETASADDIRQAFRKLARQYHPDVAKDKVRAEEKFKEINEAYEVLGDPDKRRRYDELRRAWKEGAVAAGVGGGPRAQWRWEPVEEEGFPFGFEGTGFSDFFERFFGPGADIFGELFRRRAGTFRGDTGVSTDYERGRDLEADILVSLEEVLRGGTRTVRVRFPSSQGRTIERVYQVRIPPGVREGQRIRLPGQGEPGRGNAPSGDLYLRVRLERHPVFQVGDSDLYCELPIAPWEAVLGGKAELQSLDGKIELKIPPGSQAGSRLRLPGLGLPRPEGGRGDLYVTLRVVVPEKVTAKERALWEELARVSSFRPRAS, encoded by the coding sequence ATGGAATTTAAAGATTACTACGCGATTTTAGGAGTTCCCGAGACCGCTTCGGCAGATGACATCCGCCAGGCCTTCCGCAAGCTGGCCCGACAGTACCATCCGGATGTCGCCAAAGACAAGGTTCGGGCGGAAGAAAAGTTTAAAGAGATTAACGAGGCCTACGAGGTTTTGGGTGATCCCGACAAGCGGCGGCGCTACGACGAGCTTCGGCGCGCATGGAAAGAAGGGGCAGTCGCTGCCGGAGTCGGGGGAGGGCCACGAGCTCAGTGGAGGTGGGAACCCGTTGAGGAGGAGGGCTTCCCTTTTGGGTTTGAAGGAACCGGGTTTAGCGATTTCTTTGAGCGATTTTTTGGGCCTGGAGCCGACATTTTTGGCGAGCTTTTTCGACGACGTGCAGGCACTTTCCGGGGGGATACAGGCGTCTCGACGGATTACGAGCGGGGGCGGGATCTGGAAGCAGATATTTTGGTGAGCTTGGAGGAAGTTCTTCGAGGGGGAACGCGAACCGTTCGGGTCCGGTTTCCGTCTAGCCAGGGAAGAACGATCGAGAGGGTGTACCAGGTCCGGATTCCTCCAGGGGTGCGGGAAGGACAAAGGATTCGCCTGCCGGGTCAAGGTGAGCCCGGCCGGGGAAACGCGCCTTCAGGAGACCTCTATTTGCGGGTTCGATTGGAGCGGCATCCGGTTTTCCAGGTAGGCGATTCCGATCTTTATTGTGAACTTCCGATTGCGCCCTGGGAGGCGGTGCTGGGAGGGAAAGCAGAGCTGCAATCGCTGGATGGTAAAATTGAGCTAAAAATCCCACCCGGCAGCCAGGCTGGTAGCCGGTTGCGACTCCCTGGCTTGGGACTGCCAAGGCCTGAAGGAGGTCGAGGAGATCTCTATGTGACGTTGCGTGTGGTTGTTCCCGAAAAGGTTACGGCAAAAGAGCGAGCCCTTTGGGAAGAGCTAGCCAGAGTGTCTTCGTTCCGGCCAAGAGCGTCCTAG
- a CDS encoding Hsp20/alpha crystallin family protein — protein MPNLLTRWDPFGLTEWDPFRELQELRNRMASLMGRTRGLVTSPWEGKEEALTLTEWVPLVDISEDDKEYTVKVELPEVRKEDVKVTVEDDVLTISGERKIEKEEKGKRYHRVERSYGAFERSFTLPDDALADKIHADFKDGVLRVHIPKGEKAHKKAVEIKVE, from the coding sequence ATGCCAAACTTACTTACAAGATGGGATCCCTTTGGTTTGACGGAGTGGGACCCGTTCCGGGAACTTCAGGAACTGCGCAACCGCATGGCTTCCCTCATGGGTCGAACTCGAGGTCTTGTTACGAGTCCTTGGGAGGGAAAAGAAGAGGCCCTCACGTTAACGGAATGGGTTCCGCTGGTGGATATTAGCGAAGATGATAAGGAATACACGGTGAAGGTGGAGCTTCCAGAGGTAAGGAAGGAGGACGTCAAGGTAACGGTGGAGGATGACGTTCTTACTATCTCTGGAGAGCGGAAGATAGAGAAGGAAGAAAAGGGCAAGAGGTATCATCGGGTCGAGCGAAGCTACGGAGCTTTTGAGCGTAGTTTCACTCTACCTGACGATGCACTGGCGGATAAAATCCATGCGGACTTTAAGGATGGGGTCTTAAGGGTTCATATCCCGAAAGGGGAAAAGGCCCATAAGAAAGCGGTCGAAATCAAGGTGGAATAG
- a CDS encoding dienelactone hydrolase family protein — translation MLEVVKRPVRIHDHWVVLPGELAVPKGARGLVVFAHGSGSSRHSPRNRFVAERLQQTGAATLLFDLLTAEEEREDRETAEFRFNIPLLTERLLQAIAWCRQQKELAALRLGIFGASTGAAAALAAAAELGEEVDAVVSRGGRPDLATGALGRVKAPTLLIVGEWDELVLELNEQALQQLSCERKLVVIPGASHLFEEPGALEQVAELAAQWFSSHWKTAVCSEERHDCPG, via the coding sequence ATGCTGGAAGTCGTCAAACGGCCGGTTCGTATTCATGATCATTGGGTCGTTCTTCCGGGGGAGCTTGCTGTTCCCAAAGGAGCCCGAGGATTGGTGGTGTTTGCTCATGGCAGTGGGAGTAGCCGCCATAGTCCCAGAAACCGGTTTGTCGCCGAGCGTTTACAACAGACCGGTGCCGCCACACTTCTTTTTGATCTTCTCACCGCTGAAGAGGAGCGAGAGGATCGGGAGACCGCGGAATTTCGTTTTAACATTCCTCTTCTAACGGAACGGTTGCTTCAGGCGATTGCCTGGTGCCGCCAACAAAAGGAACTTGCTGCCCTGCGGCTTGGAATATTTGGGGCTAGTACGGGAGCTGCGGCCGCTTTGGCAGCCGCTGCGGAGCTGGGAGAAGAGGTCGATGCGGTAGTCTCGCGCGGGGGACGACCGGATCTAGCAACGGGGGCTTTGGGTCGGGTGAAGGCGCCCACGCTTTTGATTGTTGGTGAATGGGATGAGCTTGTGCTTGAGCTCAATGAGCAGGCTTTGCAACAGCTTTCGTGTGAAAGAAAGCTGGTCGTGATTCCCGGAGCGAGCCATCTTTTTGAGGAACCGGGTGCACTAGAACAAGTTGCAGAATTGGCTGCCCAGTGGTTTTCCAGCCATTGGAAAACGGCCGTTTGTTCTGAGGAAAGACATGATTGTCCCGGATGA
- a CDS encoding phosphoribosyltransferase, with amino-acid sequence MIVPDEGIDSGGDPLEGFWEPAQWEEFTFRDRFEAGRILAERLAQFRGRKDVIVLALPRGGVPVGFEVARALGVPLDVFLVRKLGVPGEEELAMGAIASGGIRILNREVLALFEIPSEVVEAVTQKELRELERREKIYRANRPFPEVRGKTVILVDDGIATGATMRAAIRALRKLGASRIVVAAPTVAGSTVEALREEADAVVTVIEPEPFFGVGRWYEDFRQLTDSEVQELLEASRRQGSFSEEA; translated from the coding sequence ATGATTGTCCCGGATGAAGGGATTGATTCTGGCGGGGACCCTTTAGAGGGGTTCTGGGAACCCGCCCAGTGGGAGGAGTTTACGTTTCGCGACCGTTTTGAGGCGGGGAGAATCCTAGCCGAGCGCTTAGCGCAGTTCCGGGGACGGAAGGACGTGATTGTGCTCGCGTTGCCGAGGGGTGGTGTGCCAGTAGGCTTTGAAGTTGCGCGTGCCCTTGGGGTTCCTTTGGACGTTTTTCTCGTTCGGAAACTTGGTGTTCCAGGAGAAGAAGAACTGGCTATGGGAGCCATTGCGTCCGGAGGGATCCGGATCCTTAATCGGGAGGTGCTCGCGCTATTCGAGATCCCTTCTGAAGTGGTAGAAGCGGTGACCCAGAAGGAACTGAGGGAACTGGAACGAAGAGAAAAAATCTATCGAGCCAATCGTCCTTTTCCGGAGGTTCGGGGCAAGACGGTCATCCTGGTGGATGACGGGATTGCCACGGGAGCCACAATGCGAGCTGCAATCCGAGCTTTGCGAAAATTAGGTGCTTCACGGATCGTGGTGGCGGCGCCCACAGTGGCGGGCTCCACGGTGGAGGCCCTGCGGGAGGAAGCGGATGCAGTGGTGACGGTCATCGAGCCGGAACCCTTTTTTGGGGTGGGTCGTTGGTATGAGGATTTCCGGCAGTTGACTGACTCGGAAGTGCAAGAGCTGCTGGAGGCTAGCCGGCGGCAAGGAAGCTTTTCCGAAGAGGCTTAA